The following proteins come from a genomic window of Streptomyces sp. GS7:
- a CDS encoding UBP-type zinc finger domain-containing protein — MSECTHVPDLPRAEPAPLSDTCLECLAAGSHPVQLRLCLVCGHVGCCDSSPYRHATAHYEETGHPVMRSFEPGDSWRWCFADQTLV; from the coding sequence ATGAGCGAGTGCACGCATGTTCCCGACCTCCCGCGCGCCGAACCGGCACCGCTGAGCGACACCTGCCTGGAGTGCCTGGCCGCCGGGAGCCATCCCGTCCAGCTGCGGCTCTGCCTGGTCTGCGGCCACGTCGGCTGCTGCGACTCCTCGCCGTACCGGCACGCGACCGCGCACTACGAGGAGACCGGCCACCCGGTGATGCGGTCGTTCGAGCCGGGCGACTCGTGGCGCTGGTGCTTCGCGGACCAGACCCTGGTGTGA
- a CDS encoding GNAT family N-acetyltransferase, with protein MIREATPEDIPVILAMIGELAAYERVPEAARATETQLGDALFGPQPAVFALLAEADGVPVGFALWFRNFSTWTGTHGIYLEDLYVRPGARGGGHGKALLAALAKICTDRGYERFEWSVLDWNEPSIGFYRSIGARPMDEWTVFRLTGEELHDLAGTAEVNGA; from the coding sequence ATGATCCGCGAAGCGACCCCCGAGGACATACCGGTCATCCTGGCCATGATCGGCGAACTGGCCGCCTACGAACGCGTCCCGGAGGCCGCCCGGGCCACCGAAACGCAGCTCGGGGATGCCCTGTTCGGCCCCCAGCCGGCCGTCTTCGCGCTGCTGGCCGAGGCCGACGGCGTCCCCGTGGGCTTCGCTCTGTGGTTCCGGAACTTCTCGACGTGGACGGGCACGCACGGTATCTATCTGGAGGACCTGTACGTGCGCCCCGGGGCGCGCGGCGGCGGTCACGGCAAGGCCCTGCTGGCGGCCCTCGCGAAGATCTGCACGGACCGCGGATACGAGCGTTTCGAGTGGTCAGTCCTCGATTGGAACGAACCGTCCATCGGTTTTTACCGATCCATCGGCGCCCGACCCATGGACGAATGGACCGTCTTCCGGCTCACTGGAGAGGAGCTGCACGACCTGGCCGGCACGGCAGAGGTCAACGGAGCGTAA
- a CDS encoding anti-sigma regulatory factor, protein MSQIAGEPGTVDFVEVRLPAAGAYLSVLRTATAGLAARLDFTLDEIEDLRIAVDEACAILLQQAVPGSVLSCVFRLIDDALQVTVSAPTTDGRAPERDTFAWTVLSALAGKVDSTVAEDRTVTISLYKERGAGPGPS, encoded by the coding sequence GTGTCCCAGATCGCAGGCGAGCCCGGGACTGTGGACTTCGTGGAAGTCCGTCTGCCCGCTGCGGGTGCCTACCTGTCAGTGCTGCGTACGGCCACGGCCGGACTCGCAGCCCGCTTGGACTTCACCCTCGACGAGATCGAGGATCTGCGCATCGCGGTCGACGAAGCCTGCGCGATCCTGCTGCAACAGGCCGTCCCCGGCAGTGTGCTGAGCTGCGTCTTCCGTCTCATCGACGACGCACTCCAGGTGACGGTGTCGGCCCCGACGACGGACGGCCGCGCTCCCGAGCGCGACACCTTCGCCTGGACGGTGCTCTCCGCGCTGGCCGGCAAGGTCGACTCCACCGTCGCCGAGGACCGAACGGTCACCATCAGTCTGTACAAGGAGCGCGGCGCCGGTCCCGGACCGTCATGA